GATCAAGTAAGTGGATATTGATTTTTAATAAAAAAATCGGAGAGAAAGCTTTACGCTATCTCTCCGATTTTTTTTATTAAAGATAAATGATTAATTAATAATCAAAATCTCCTCCCATTCCACCTGCGGGGGCTGCCTCTTTTTTCTCAGGTAAATCAGCAACTATGCATTCAGTTGTGAGAACCATTCCAGCTATTGAAGCAGCATTTTGCAATCCAGAGCGGGTTACCTTGGCTGGATCCACAATGCCCGCAGAGAGCATATCTACATATTCGCCAGTTGCGGCGTTATATCCATCATTAACTGGCTTAGATTTAACATTCTCGGCAACAACTGCTCCATTAGCTCCGGCATTTTCAGCTATGCGCATAAGTGGAGAAGTAAGAGCAGCCTCAACAATATTTGCTCCAATTAATTCCTCGCCTGAAAGATTAGCTGAGGACCAATCGCCTAGTGAAGGAGCTAAATGAGCAAGCGTAGTGCCACCGCCAGGAACTATTCCCTCTTCAACTGCAGCTTTAGTTGCATTAATAGCATCCTCTAAACGAAGTTTCTTATCTTTCATCTCAGTCTCAGTTGCGGCTCCAACCTTCACAACAGCTACGCCACCGGATAGTTTAGCCAATCTTTCTTGAAGCTTTTCTTTGTCATAAGTTGAGTCAGTCTCATCCATTTGCTTCTTAATTTGTTCGCATCTAGCCTTAACAGCTACCTCATTACCTTCAGCGACAATTGTGGATGTGTCTTTATTAATGGTGACTCGCCTTGAAGTACCAAGCATATCAAGAGTGGCATTTTCAAGTTTTAAGCCTGCATCCTCAGTTATGAGTTGTCCATTTGTTAAAACAGCCATATCTTCGAGCATCGCTTTTCTGCGATCTCCAAAACCAGGAGCTTTAACCGCTGCAACATTTAAAACACCTCTAAGCCTATTAACCACCAAAGTAGCTAAAGCTTCTTTTTCTATGTCTTCAGCAATTATTAAAAGAGGCTTACCAGTTTTTGCTACTTGTTCTAAAACAGGAACAAGATCTTGAACTAAACCTATTTTTTTGTCCGTAAGCAATATATAAGGCTCATCCAACACTGCTTCCATTCTCTCAGTATCGGTTGCAAAGTAAGGAGAGATATATCCCTTATCAAAGCGCATTCCTTCAGTGACCTCTAACTCAGTGGTCATTGATTTTCCTTCTTCTAGAGAAATAACACCTTCTTTGCCAACTTTATCCATTGCATCAGCAATCATTTTGCCAACTTCTTCATCATTACCAGCAGCAATAGTGCCACACTGTGCAATTGCATTACTGTCACTGATGGGTTTCGAATGATCTTTTATTTTTTCAACCAAAAATTCAGTTGCCTTATCAATTCCCTTTTTCAAAGTAATTGCATTCGCTCCTGCAGCAACATTTTTTAAACCAGCTTTGACCATTGCATGAGCAAGAACTGTTGCTGTGGTTGTGCCATCTCCTGCCGCATCATTGGTTTTAGACGCAGCTTGACGAATTAGAGCAACTCCAGTGTTTTCAATGTGATCTTCGAGTTCTATTTCTTTAGCGATTGTTACACCATCATTGATTATTTGAGGTGCACCAAACTTTTTCTCTAGAACAACATTACGACCTTTCGGTCCTAAAGTGACTGCGACTGATTCAGCCAAAATGTCAATACCTCGCTCGAGTGCACGGCGGGCTTGCTCGTTGTAAATGATGCGCTTAGCCATAAGAGGCGATTTCCTTTAATTTCGAAAAGTTTTTTGGTTTGGACTTCAGCTGAAAAGCTGAGTTTTAGTTGACGACAGCCAGAATGTCTTTCTCTGAGAGAAGTACGTACTCATCGCTGCCAAGTTTGATATCAGTACCTGCGTACTTACTGTAGAGAACATTGTCTCCAACACTTACTTCAGGAGATTGACGAGAACCATCTTCGTTACGTTTTCCAGGACCAACCTGAGCAACTTCACCGACTTGAGGTTTCTCTTTAGCAGTGTCGGGAAGCAATATGCCTCCCGCCGTCTTCTCTTCTGATTCAGAAACTTTTACAAATACACGATCTCCAAGTGGCTTAACAGTGGAGACGCTGAGAGATACAGCTGCCATAAATTAGTGCAGTAGCAGAAAAAACAAAAAGCGCTTAGCGCTGACTCGATAAAGAGTATTACTCATTACCAACGGTATTAATTTATGCATCTAAGTACTCTCAAGACCACATATATTCTGTGCGGTTGACCGAACACTAAAAAAAAATGCCTGTGAAGTGGTAGTCTAAGCCGCTGATAAGAGTATGCAAATCAGAGCATGCTCACAAAGTTTCTAGTTATCTTATGGCCGCTTCTGCTACCGCTACCGTTGGAACTAAGGGTATTGTTCGCCAAGTAATTGGTCCTGTTTTAGATGTTGAATTCCCAGCGGGCAAACTCCCTTCCATCCTTAATGCTTTAAGGATAGAAGGCAAAAATCCTGCTGGGCAAGATGTTGCACTGACTGCAGAAGTTCAACAATTACTAGGTGATCATCGAGTTAGAGCCGTTGCCATGAGCGGAACTGATGGATTAGTTAGAGGTATGGAAGCTTTAGATACTGGAGCTCCCATTTCTGTACCTGTTGGTGAAGCAACGCTTGGAAGAATTTTTAACGTCCTAGGTGAACCGGTTGATGAGCAGGGCGATCTTAAAAACGTAACAACTTCACCAATACACCGTTCAGCTCCAAGCCTTACAGACTT
The sequence above is drawn from the Prochlorococcus marinus str. MIT 1013 genome and encodes:
- the groES gene encoding co-chaperone GroES, which gives rise to MAAVSLSVSTVKPLGDRVFVKVSESEEKTAGGILLPDTAKEKPQVGEVAQVGPGKRNEDGSRQSPEVSVGDNVLYSKYAGTDIKLGSDEYVLLSEKDILAVVN
- the groL gene encoding chaperonin GroEL (60 kDa chaperone family; promotes refolding of misfolded polypeptides especially under stressful conditions; forms two stacked rings of heptamers to form a barrel-shaped 14mer; ends can be capped by GroES; misfolded proteins enter the barrel where they are refolded when GroES binds) translates to MAKRIIYNEQARRALERGIDILAESVAVTLGPKGRNVVLEKKFGAPQIINDGVTIAKEIELEDHIENTGVALIRQAASKTNDAAGDGTTTATVLAHAMVKAGLKNVAAGANAITLKKGIDKATEFLVEKIKDHSKPISDSNAIAQCGTIAAGNDEEVGKMIADAMDKVGKEGVISLEEGKSMTTELEVTEGMRFDKGYISPYFATDTERMEAVLDEPYILLTDKKIGLVQDLVPVLEQVAKTGKPLLIIAEDIEKEALATLVVNRLRGVLNVAAVKAPGFGDRRKAMLEDMAVLTNGQLITEDAGLKLENATLDMLGTSRRVTINKDTSTIVAEGNEVAVKARCEQIKKQMDETDSTYDKEKLQERLAKLSGGVAVVKVGAATETEMKDKKLRLEDAINATKAAVEEGIVPGGGTTLAHLAPSLGDWSSANLSGEELIGANIVEAALTSPLMRIAENAGANGAVVAENVKSKPVNDGYNAATGEYVDMLSAGIVDPAKVTRSGLQNAASIAGMVLTTECIVADLPEKKEAAPAGGMGGDFDY